ggcaggcgagcAAGTGAGTGAAtatcatctgtatttacagccgctccccgtCACTCGCATCACCGCCTGAGCGCCGCcccctgtcagcattatggtgagttgcagaatgatttcattatatattacaatgtaacaataatagaaacaaagtgcacaataaatgcaATGTGTGTGAATTATCCCCAAAtcatctcacccccacccctggtccgtggaaagactgtcttccacgaaaccagtccctagtgccaaaaaggttggggactgctgctttaAACCATGAACTATGCTAGAGGGAAGTTATATACCTACTGTATAGTGTTGCACTTTGTCTCAGTAAAcatgtgctttttcttttcttttttctttttttaccagttaaattttgttaaatcCACTGTGGGATCAGAGAACGGTGTTGCTAAAAACTGGGACCTCTTTCTGTTGGCACAGGAGGAACTCCTCATACCTGTGGATCTGTGTTTGACACAAGTGTAGGATTTAAGAGTGGCATCCATTCCTTCACACGACTGCCTGGGAGAGCCCTATCATTTTCTCAATCCAGTGACAAAGTCTGAGAGAAGTGAGGTTGGGGCTGGGGACCTGAAGATCTAGAGCAAGCGTGGGCAAACTTTTTCCGTAAAGGACTAGATAGTAAAAATGTTAGGCTTCGAAGAACATACAGTCTCTGTTACAACTATTCTGCCATTTTAGCCAGaagtagccatagacaatatgtgaGCAAACGGTCATGGCAGCAAGACCAAGTGGGGCCATAGTTTGCCGATCTCtggtctagagcagtggttctggCTCCTGACTGCACATCAGAATCGTTTGAGGGGCTTGTAAAACCACTAATGCCCAGCTCCCGCTGCCGAGACTCCAAATCTGATATGGGgcccaagacattttttttttttttaaactaccaggtggggacttccctggtggtgcagtcgttaagaatccacctgccaatgcaggggacaccggttcgagccctggtccgggaagagcccacatgccgcggagctactaagcccatgtgccacaactgctgggctCACGCGCCTaaatcccgtgctccgcaacaagagaagccactgcagtaagaaacccacgcaccacaacgaagagtagcccccactcgtggCAACTACAGAAAAGCCGGCGCGCAGCAGCCAAGCCCCAatgcggccaataaataaataaacacactaCCAGGTGGTTCTGAATTATAGTCTCTCGGCAAACTGCTGGGCGTTTCCATTTTCGTTTTGGTTTTGGTGTGTGAGGGTGCAGGAGCAGATGAATGCTGGAAGAAGAACCTAGGGCTGAAATGAAGTCTAGATTAAGATTAGAACTGTTTTCAGTCCACCTGACAAATTAGGTGCTTCCAATACTTTAATTAACTGCtctttatttgttgcttttggtgCACAGCACTATAAGAAGTTGCCTGACCCAGCAAGTCAGCCCCTTCATCACTCCCAGTGAAGGAGGCcatgggtgggtggagggagcaTCCAATAAGCCACCCTCTACCTAACCTTCTTTCTGGAACCATTCACTATAGGCCCCTTCGTAGTTCCGAGCCCTGTGGAGAGAAAGAGGGGTGAGGGAAGGACAAGCCCAGGAGGCCGTGCCCAGGAGGCAGTCCCCAGTCACGCCCCAGCTAGCAATTCACACCATCCCCATACCCTTTGTATCCAAGGCCCCGGGCCAACTGTGTGGCCTGAAAGCCCCGCCTGCCCTTCTGACAGAAGAAAATGAGGTTCTCATCTTCCAGCTTTGGTTTCTCGGTGGAGTACAAAGCCTTGAAAGCAGCGGGCTCCATCCTCAGAGCAGTTTCCAACTCTGACACTGGCAGGAGGAGTCGAGAGGACAGAATGGAAAGCCGGCAGTTTGGCAATCTCAGGCTCTGAGGCTGGGCCTGGAAGGACTGGTCCTGCGGTCGAACAAATCTCCAGGGGGCCCCAAAACAACACACGGTGACCACCACCCCCCAACCGCAAGGACAAGATACAGCCTACCTGCACAGGAAGTCAGCCACACAACCTTTGAAGGGAAGCCACTTCCCTAGTTTGTGAGGAGCGGGCAAACTCAGGCATTCAGCCTTGGGGAGATCGAGCGTGTACAGAAGCTGGCCTGCCACTTCCATGTCGCCTGTTATCCCCTCAAACTTGAAGGGCCAGTTCCGCGGCCAGGATCCGCCTCCAATCAACCCTTCTTAAGGGAAGTTTGCGGAGCTACCGAATACCGGAGCCCCGTAACCAGTGCCTTCCCCACACCATCCTAAGTGAGGTCCCATGGGCTGCGACACTCCTGGACGGCCTCTCTACTCCACCACCAGGGCTTCCCCTCTCAATCCCATACCCGGGATGTTGAGCGCCCCAGGGATGGTGCCAGCTGCCGCCTCCTCCCGAGATCTCACGTCGATGAGCCGGGCCCGGCCCGAGGCCAGGAGCGAACGGAGTTCAGGGAGCAAGACCGTGGGCTCTGAGGCAGGGGGCACGAGAGCCTTGAGGGGAGCAGGACTGCTAGGCCCGGCTGCAGCGGCACCCCCTCACCTGGCCGCGCCCCTACCCGGCGGGGGTGAGCGAGGACGCCCTCCGCCACGCCCCTTTGCGCCTCCCTCCGCGTGCACCTCCACCGGGGGTCTCCACGCGCAGCCTATACGAGATTCCAGGTCTCCCCTGCAGGTACCTCCAGCCATTGTGCGCGCCGCAAACGCGAGTTTCAGGAATGCGGCCCCGGCCAGCGCCCTGGGCGCCCGCAGCATCTCCCCCGCCCTCCcagagccggagccggagccaaGCCGAGACCGGAACCGGAAGCGAAGGCACCGCCTCTCGCACAGCCCCCTGCAGCACCGGTTCCCGGTGGCCCTAACACACGCCCGCTAGAGAAATCCTCGCGATTGCCGGGCGTGGGCGGGCAACGACACACCGGTCTGGCCCAGGTAGTAGGACTCAGAGTCCAGGAGCAGCACCCCACCCTAACCTTGGCCCAACCCTTACTGGTCAAAGCACAAtgtgccccctccctccagccctggggcccataaaaggagaaaaaacggAGACAGTTGTGGCTCtgaatattttatcttaaaaaaaaaaaaggaaagaaagaaaagggagggggaacCGTCCCCACAAGAGGGTAAGGCCCCCAGTGGGCCCTGCCTGTTGTTCTCCCTGGCTCCAGAGACTTCTGCATAGGCCTTAGCTGCTTGCCGGCCAATCTCCTCTTCCTGGGGCAGCAGCCACTGCTAAGCATCCTATCCCCACTTCTTGCTGAAGCCTGTTCCCCAGAGTCCTCAGGTGCACATCTGAGCTCCAGGGAAAGGAAGAACCAGTGGAAGCACCAGTGTCCTGGGGCAAG
The genomic region above belongs to Phocoena sinus isolate mPhoSin1 chromosome 1, mPhoSin1.pri, whole genome shotgun sequence and contains:
- the TSTD1 gene encoding thiosulfate:glutathione sulfurtransferase isoform X1; translated protein: MLRAPRALAGAAFLKLAFAARTMAGEPTVLLPELRSLLASGRARLIDVRSREEAAAGTIPGALNIPVSELETALRMEPAAFKALYSTEKPKLEDENLIFFCQKGRRGFQATQLARGLGYKGARNYEGAYSEWFQKEG
- the TSTD1 gene encoding thiosulfate:glutathione sulfurtransferase isoform X2, whose product is MLRAPRALAGAAFLKLAFAARTMAGVSELETALRMEPAAFKALYSTEKPKLEDENLIFFCQKGRRGFQATQLARGLGYKGARNYEGAYSEWFQKEG